TGAGGATTTCACAGAGATAATCGAAGTCTGCGTAAAGTGGGTTTTCCTTTTCGTTGTGGAGCATCCATGTGCTCATGAAAGCACCGCCACGGGAACAGAGTCCGCCATAGCGACCGTGTGCTTTGAGCCTGTCGAGAACAATGTTGTTGATACCAGTGTGAATTGCCATGAAGTTGGTACCGAGTTTTGCCTGTTCTTCGGTTGCGTTCCAGAGGTCGTCTTCTGTCATGTGGACAATAGAGCCGTCTCTCTTGGCTGCTGATATGAATGCCTGGTACAGTGGGACTGAACCAACAGACAGGGAAATTGCGTCACAGACTTTCTTCCTGATGCCGAGGAAATCTCCACCGGTTCCGAGCTCCATGAGGGTGTCTGCACCGGCTGCTTCTGCTGCCTTTGCTTTTTCAACTTCTGCTTCTTCGTCAATGATGTCGGAGGAAGCACCAATGGATGCGTTCACTTTTGTCCTTAATCCTTCACCAATTCCGCAGTGTTTGATGTCCCTGTATGGAGTTACCGGGATTACAATTCTTCCTGCAGCGATTCCGCGGCGGATAAATTCAGGATCTTTGCCTTCATTTGCTGCCACAATCTTCATTTCTTCGGTGATTACACCACGTTTTGCATCTTCTACGAGTGACATGATTATACCTCACTGTGTATGGTCGTGAGATGAAACAGATTTTATTTAAAGGTTCTCAAAAAATCAACTTTAGTTGTTCTCCAACGAAATTGTTTAATCCTCAGAAGAATGCTTCTGTATTGTTTCAGATAAAAGAGAAAAATCGCTCTTAGGATCTGCTTTTCTAGGCGTGATAATATGAAGTGTGAAGAGTTTGCTATGTGCAAAAAACAATGGGATTTAACTTGAAATCAAATAAAACTGATTGAAAACTCTTGCATCATTTTTGGTTTTTACGCATCATTCTCATGGTTTCCCTGTGAAGTGAAACAACCAGATCGCTTAGCATACCAAAAATCAGCATCTGAATTCCCGAAATAATCAACAGTGCTGTCAGGATTGTCATGGGAATACGTGTGACACCTTGCAGCCATTCACTTATGACAAAAATGCCTGTTATTGTTCCAGCAACTACAAATCCGCCGCCTATGGCTCCAAAATAGAACATTGGATTATGTAGTTTTGCCAGCTTGTAGATGGTAGTGCCAATTTTAAATCCGTCTGTTAAGGGATTGAGCTTTGTAGCTCCGCTTGAATGCCGGGTAATGTAGGTAATGGGGACCA
The DNA window shown above is from Methanohalophilus levihalophilus and carries:
- the thiC gene encoding phosphomethylpyrimidine synthase ThiC; this encodes MSLVEDAKRGVITEEMKIVAANEGKDPEFIRRGIAAGRIVIPVTPYRDIKHCGIGEGLRTKVNASIGASSDIIDEEAEVEKAKAAEAAGADTLMELGTGGDFLGIRKKVCDAISLSVGSVPLYQAFISAAKRDGSIVHMTEDDLWNATEEQAKLGTNFMAIHTGINNIVLDRLKAHGRYGGLCSRGGAFMSTWMLHNEKENPLYADFDYLCEILKEHEVTLSTGNGMRAGAIHDATDRAQIQELIINSECAQKAHDKYGLQVIVEGPGHVPLDEVEMNVKLMKSMSDGKPFYMLGPLVSDIGAGRDHIVTAIGAATSASVGCDFLCYVTPAEHLALPNKEDVIEGVKTSRIAAHVGDMVKYKESRDVDLAMGRARAKLDWEAMYEQALDPELAREIRNSRAPEDTDACTMCGDFCALKIVNQSYDLCK